The Primulina eburnea isolate SZY01 chromosome 8, ASM2296580v1, whole genome shotgun sequence genome contains a region encoding:
- the LOC140838494 gene encoding LOW QUALITY PROTEIN: pathogen-related protein (The sequence of the model RefSeq protein was modified relative to this genomic sequence to represent the inferred CDS: substituted 1 base at 1 genomic stop codon), giving the protein MDGEGIRSLEIAADRYRSFLHDEAQKTTEWRHGGPPIYDTVNKLFEEGRTKEWAKGSLEEVVQNAIKSWEMELSHKTRIGDFKTINPDKFKLLVNGKEGLSAEETLXLGSYNALLKSSMPEEFKYYKADEESFESSHDIFRTALPRGFAWEVITVYSGPPVITFKFRHWGYFEGPFKGHSPTGELVQFFGVGILKVDESLRAEDVEIYYDPAELFAGLLNGPVPGPNTEHEETDSSAAMHKCPLHK; this is encoded by the exons ATGGATGGAGAAGGAATTAGGAGTTTGGAAATTGCAGCAGACAGATACAGATCTTTCTTGCATGATGAAGCACAGAAAACCACAGAGTGGAGGCATGGCGGCCCTCCCATATATGATACTGTGAACAAGCTATTCGAAGAGGGCAGGACTAAG GAATGGGCAAAAGGATCTTTAGAAGAGGTGGTTCAGAATGCTATCAAGTCGTGGGAGATGGAGCTGTCCCACAAAACAAGAATCGGAGACTTCAAGACTATAAATCCAGACAAATTCAAGCTCCTCGTTAATG GGAAAGAGGGCCTCTCTGCCGAAGAAACACTTTAGCTGGGTAGCTACAATGCTTTGTTGAAGAGTTCAATGCCGGAAGAATTCAAGTACTACAAAGCAGATGAGGAGAGCTTCGAGTCGTCCCACGACATTTTCCGGACAGCGCTTCCCCGTGGTTTCGCCTGGGAAGTGATCACTGTGTACTCGGGGCCACCGGTGATCACTTTCAAGTTCAGGCATTGGGGTTATTTCGAAGGCCCGTTCAAAGGGCATTCTCCCACTGGTGAACTGGTCCAGTTTTTTGGAGTCGGAATACTCAAA GTCGACGAGTCTCTCAGGGCAGAAGATGTAGAGATTTATTACGACCCGGCAGAGCTTTTTGCGGGGCTACTAAATGGACCGGTTCCAGGACCCAACACAGAACATGAAGAAACAGATTCATCTGCTGCTATGCATAAATGTCCCTTACACAAATAG
- the LOC140838487 gene encoding protein GRAVITROPIC IN THE LIGHT 1-like isoform X1, giving the protein MLRPDCAGQLSMMDSVKRSAVTPSENRMSHTLAKVLHIRAVTGIAPDDGILNTKYHGKIKKDQMKSSLITSFNYELEELKDRVVKEAFLAKLFAGISSVKAAYAQLQFAQYPYDADGIQSADQTVVSELNNLSQLKQSYSKKQLNKMSPDINLPLTEIQEQTSQLKTYEISSKKLKSQIKSKDSELTFLKHKLAEASKNNKLLEKRLISVEQSIIPKSIPPSSLNPSHFISYSRQALKSVQAFTRLLINEMECARWDLDAAASLVEPGISFWTPNHKSFAFESFVCREMFDGFNYLDFCTPESLLELKDCPTRHLDRFIKTRSVKLVDCLAWKPRSNFVTFFRIKYLKLINPKMEEHLFGDMDQGNLVNSAKIPETPFLLAFSEMVKHIWLLHYLALSFDPKVSIFQAKKGCRFSEVYMESLNDEVFLLPDGLLETDPRVGFTVFPGFKISKTIIQCHVYLC; this is encoded by the exons ATGTTAAGACCTGATTGTGCTGGTCAATTATCGATG ATGGATTCAGTTAAACGTTCTGCAGTTACCCCAAGTGAGAACCGAATGTCACACACTTTAGCCAAGGTTTTACACATTCGTGCTGTGACAGGAATAGCTCCTGATGATGGAATCCTCAACACTAAATACCATGGAAAGATAAAGAAAGATCAGATGAAAAGTTCCCTAATAACATCCTTCAATTATGAACTTGAGGAACTGAAGGACAGGGTAGTTAAAGAAGCTTTTCTTGCGAAGCTATTTGCTGGCATATCTTCTGTCAAAGCTGCATATGCTCAGTTACAATTTGCTCAGTATCCTTATGATGCTGATGGGATTCAATCTGCAGATCAAACAGTTGTATCAGAGCTAAATAATTTGTCTCAATTGAAGCAATCTTACTCGAAGAAGCAGTTAAACAAGATGTCCCCAGATATCAATTTGCCATTAACTGAGATTCAGGAGCAGACAAGTCAGCTGAAAACTTACGAAATTTCAAGCAAGAAGTTGAAGTCTCAGATTAAATCTAAAGACTCCGAGCTAACCTTTCTCAAACACAAATTGGCTGAAGCCAGTAAGAATAACAAGTTGCTAGAGAAGAGACTAATCTCAGTTGAACAGTCAATCATACCAAAAAGTATTCCACCATCTAGCTTAAATCCTAGCCATTTTATCTCTTATTCTCGGCAAGCTTTAAAATCTGTCCAAGCGTTTACTCGTTTGTTAATTAATGAGATGGAATGTGCAAGGTGGGACTTGGATGCTGCAGCTAGTTTAGTTGAACCGGGAATTTCCTTTTGGACACCGAATCATAAAAGTTTTGCGTTTGAGTCCTTTGTATGTAGAGAAATGTTTGATGGTTTCAACTACCTAGATTTTTGCACCCCAGAGTCCTTGCTTGAGCTTAAAGATTGCCCCACCAGACATCTTGACAGATTTATAAAGACGAGGTCTGTGAAACTGGTAGATTGCTTAGCTTGGAAGCCTAGATCAAATTTTGTGACATTTTTCCGCATAAAATACTTGAAACTCATAAATCCGAAGATGGAAGAGCATCTTTTTGGTGATATGGATCAAGGAAATTTGGTTAATTCCGCTAAAATACCAGAAACGCCTTTCTTATTGGCGTTCAGTGAAATGGTGAAACACATCTGGCTCCTACATTACCTGGCGTTATCTTTTGATCCCAAGGTCTCGATCTTTCAGGCCAAAAAGGGATGTCGTTTTTCTGAAGTTTACATGGAAAGCTTGAACGACGAGGTTTTCTTGTTGCCTGATGGCCTCCTGGAAACTGATCCACGAGTTGGTTTCACAGTTTTTCCAGGATTCAAGATAAGCAAGACTATCATTCAATGTCATGTGTATCTTTGTTGA
- the LOC140838495 gene encoding protein DOG1-like 3, with the protein MSFHSFYNTWIEQLWQLQLQLRQALPTLTAEEQHHQLRNLVQKLMFHYEEYYRVKSSSANYDVLSLFSAPWTSVLERSLHWIAGWRPTTAFHLIYSESSILFESHVVDILRGRGTGDLGDLSPGQFRRVSELQCETVQEENDITDELSEWQEGANYLAGTYDDIDRKIERLAGILVKADELRLKTIKNLVELLTPKQAAEFFIAAAELHFGIRGWGLEQDRRSYIRQ; encoded by the exons ATGAGTTTCCACAGCTTCTACAACACATGGATCGAGCAGCTTTGGCAGCTACAGCTGCAGCTTCGCCAAGCGCTGCCGACGCTCACCGCAGAGGAACAGCACCACCAGCTACGGAATCTGGTTCAAAAATTAATGTTTCACTATGAAGAATACTACCGAGTCAAGTCATCATCCGCCAACTACGACGTTTTATCGCTCTTTTCTGCGCCGTGGACTTCCGTCCTAGAGAGGTCGCTCCATTGGATAGCTGGGTGGCGGCCCACCACCGCATTCCACCTCATCTACTCCGAGTCTAGCATTCTTTTTGAGTCCCATGTGGTGGATATTCTCCGTGGCCGCGGTACCGGTGACCTAGGTGATCTTTCTCCGGGACAATTCCGCCGTGTCAGTGAGCTTCAATGTGAGACTGTGCAAGAAGAGAACGATATAACTGACGAGCTCTCCGAGTGGCAG GAGGGTGCGAATTATTTGGCCGGAACGTACGACGACATCGACCGGAAAATTGAAAGGCTTGCCGGAATCTTGGTAAAAGCGGATGAGCTACGGCTGAAAACTATCAAGAACTTGGTGGAGCTGCTGACGCCAAAGCAGGCGGCGGAGTTCTTTATTGCCGCCGCCGAACTCCACTTTGGGATTCGTGGGTGGGGATTAGAACAAGATCGTCGATCATATATTAGGCAATAA
- the LOC140838493 gene encoding uncharacterized protein codes for MEDRSFVKKMKVGFWGRLIVIVCVWAYATAGVLPRLVKCRSPLFPLCRLPLLCPLACPRTCLMDCALCRPVCNCNVPSAVCEDPRFIGGDGITFYFHGRKDEDFCLVSDSNLHINAHFIGKRNPNLKRDFTWVQSIGVMFDSHKILVAAQKTSTWDQKADHLVISVDDNPVSLPTVADSKWDSNNTMNELSISRTSDTNGVVIEVVDKLRITTHVVPITSQESKVHGYDINDDDCFAHLEVSFKFYNLSDVVDGVLGQTHSSTYESKIKLSAVMPVMGGTHKYKTSSIFDPNCAVSRFHKSPVLMENVGRKLTLQEFKCNGGREGEGLVCKR; via the exons ATGGAAGATCGTTCATTTGTCAAAAAAATGAAAGTAGGTTTCTGGGGTCGATTGATAGTGATTGTATGTGTGTGGGCTTATGCAACAGCGGGCGTCTTACCACGATTGGTCAAATGCCGATCTCCACTTTTTCCGCTGTGTCGCCTCCCCTTGCTTTGCCCATTAGCATGTCCTCGAACTTGTTTGATGGACTGTGCTCTTTGTAGGCCAGTGTGCA ACTGCAATGTACCTAGTGCCGTATGCGAAGATCCCCGATTCATTGGTGGAGATGGCATCACTTTCTATTTCCATGGCCGGAAAGATGAAGATTTCTGCTTAGTCTCTGATTCCAATCTTCACATCAATGCTCATTTCATCGGCAAAAGGAATCCTAACTTAAAGAGAGACTTCACTTGGGTACAATCCATTGGCGTGATGTTCGATAGCCATAAAATTCTAGTAGCTGCACAGAAAACATCTACATGGGACCAAAAGGCCGACCATCTGGTCATATCCGTGGATGACAACCCAGTCTCTCTCCCAACAGTCGCAGATTCCAAATGGGATTCCAATAACACGATGAACGAACTCTCCATCTCTCGTACGTCCGACACAAATGGCGTTGTTATTGAAGTAGTCGATAAGCTAAGAATTACAACACATGTTGTCCCAATTACATCTCAAGAATCTAAAGTGCATGGCTATGACATAAATGATGATGATTGTTTTGCACATCTGGAAGTTTCCTTCAAGTTCTACAACCTGAGCGACGTGGTCGATGGTGTTCTGGGACAGACACATAGCAGCACTTATGAAAGCAAAATCAAACTCAGTGCAGTAATGCCTGTAATGGGAGGAACACACAAGTACAAGACCTCTAGTATTTTTGACCCCAACTGTGCCGTATCAAGATTTCACAAGTCTCCCGTTCTAATGGAAAATGTTGGTCGGAAACTGACTTTACAGGAATTCAAGTGCAATGGTGGAAGAGAAGGCGAGGGGCTGGTTTGTAAACGCTAG
- the LOC140838487 gene encoding protein GRAVITROPIC IN THE LIGHT 1-like isoform X2: MDSVKRSAVTPSENRMSHTLAKVLHIRAVTGIAPDDGILNTKYHGKIKKDQMKSSLITSFNYELEELKDRVVKEAFLAKLFAGISSVKAAYAQLQFAQYPYDADGIQSADQTVVSELNNLSQLKQSYSKKQLNKMSPDINLPLTEIQEQTSQLKTYEISSKKLKSQIKSKDSELTFLKHKLAEASKNNKLLEKRLISVEQSIIPKSIPPSSLNPSHFISYSRQALKSVQAFTRLLINEMECARWDLDAAASLVEPGISFWTPNHKSFAFESFVCREMFDGFNYLDFCTPESLLELKDCPTRHLDRFIKTRSVKLVDCLAWKPRSNFVTFFRIKYLKLINPKMEEHLFGDMDQGNLVNSAKIPETPFLLAFSEMVKHIWLLHYLALSFDPKVSIFQAKKGCRFSEVYMESLNDEVFLLPDGLLETDPRVGFTVFPGFKISKTIIQCHVYLC; the protein is encoded by the coding sequence ATGGATTCAGTTAAACGTTCTGCAGTTACCCCAAGTGAGAACCGAATGTCACACACTTTAGCCAAGGTTTTACACATTCGTGCTGTGACAGGAATAGCTCCTGATGATGGAATCCTCAACACTAAATACCATGGAAAGATAAAGAAAGATCAGATGAAAAGTTCCCTAATAACATCCTTCAATTATGAACTTGAGGAACTGAAGGACAGGGTAGTTAAAGAAGCTTTTCTTGCGAAGCTATTTGCTGGCATATCTTCTGTCAAAGCTGCATATGCTCAGTTACAATTTGCTCAGTATCCTTATGATGCTGATGGGATTCAATCTGCAGATCAAACAGTTGTATCAGAGCTAAATAATTTGTCTCAATTGAAGCAATCTTACTCGAAGAAGCAGTTAAACAAGATGTCCCCAGATATCAATTTGCCATTAACTGAGATTCAGGAGCAGACAAGTCAGCTGAAAACTTACGAAATTTCAAGCAAGAAGTTGAAGTCTCAGATTAAATCTAAAGACTCCGAGCTAACCTTTCTCAAACACAAATTGGCTGAAGCCAGTAAGAATAACAAGTTGCTAGAGAAGAGACTAATCTCAGTTGAACAGTCAATCATACCAAAAAGTATTCCACCATCTAGCTTAAATCCTAGCCATTTTATCTCTTATTCTCGGCAAGCTTTAAAATCTGTCCAAGCGTTTACTCGTTTGTTAATTAATGAGATGGAATGTGCAAGGTGGGACTTGGATGCTGCAGCTAGTTTAGTTGAACCGGGAATTTCCTTTTGGACACCGAATCATAAAAGTTTTGCGTTTGAGTCCTTTGTATGTAGAGAAATGTTTGATGGTTTCAACTACCTAGATTTTTGCACCCCAGAGTCCTTGCTTGAGCTTAAAGATTGCCCCACCAGACATCTTGACAGATTTATAAAGACGAGGTCTGTGAAACTGGTAGATTGCTTAGCTTGGAAGCCTAGATCAAATTTTGTGACATTTTTCCGCATAAAATACTTGAAACTCATAAATCCGAAGATGGAAGAGCATCTTTTTGGTGATATGGATCAAGGAAATTTGGTTAATTCCGCTAAAATACCAGAAACGCCTTTCTTATTGGCGTTCAGTGAAATGGTGAAACACATCTGGCTCCTACATTACCTGGCGTTATCTTTTGATCCCAAGGTCTCGATCTTTCAGGCCAAAAAGGGATGTCGTTTTTCTGAAGTTTACATGGAAAGCTTGAACGACGAGGTTTTCTTGTTGCCTGATGGCCTCCTGGAAACTGATCCACGAGTTGGTTTCACAGTTTTTCCAGGATTCAAGATAAGCAAGACTATCATTCAATGTCATGTGTATCTTTGTTGA
- the LOC140838489 gene encoding uncharacterized protein, giving the protein MGREENSMLNIAIIHPDLGIGGAERLVVDAAVELTSYGHNVHIFTSHHDKNRCFEETVSGIFPVTVYGAFLPRHIFYRLHAVCAYLRCIFVALCVFFMYPTFDIILVDQVSVVVPLMKLKKESKVVFYCHFPDLLLAQHTTILRRIYRKPIDYLEEITTGMADLILVNSKFTASTFAKTFKILNASGIIPAVLYPAVNVDQFDEVNATKLNFLSINRFERKKNIDLAISAFARLCNNESDVLQGGNNEGFTLTIAGGFDKRLRENVEYLEDLKNLAESKGVLDRVHFVTSCPTSERNTLLSQCLCVLYTPKDEHFGIVPLEAMAAHKPVIACNSGGPVETIKNGVTGFLCDPTPLEFSLAMANFIQNPQLSETMGKEARKHVVQSFSTKIFGLHLNAYLVDTARRKSE; this is encoded by the exons ATGGGCAGAGAGGAAAATTCGATGTTGAATATCGCAATAATCCACCCTGATCTTGGAATAG GTGGAGCAGAAAGATTGGTTGTCGATGCTGCTGTTGAACTCACATCTTATGGGCACAATGTTCATATTTTTACCTCACACCATGACAAAAATCGATGTTTTGAGGAGACAGTTTCTG GCATCTTTCCAGTAACTGTGTATGGTGCTTTCCTACCGCGCCATATCTTTTATCGTCTTCATGCAGTATGCGCATACTTGCGGTGTATTTTTGTCGCTCTAtgtgtgtttttcatgtatcctACATTCGACATCATCCTTGTGGATCAGGTCTCCGTTGTCGTTCCATTGATGAAGCTAAAGAAGGAATCAAAG GTTGTATTTTATTGCCATTTTCCAGATTTATTACTGGCTCAACACACGACCATTCTTAGAAGAATATATCGGAAACCTATAGATTATTTAGAAGAAATAACAACAG GCATGGCGGATTTAATTCTCGTCAACAGCAAATTTACCGCATCTACCTTTGCAAAAACTTTCAAGATTCTCAATGCGAGTGGAATCATACCTGCTGTGCTCTATCCTGCTGTAAATGTGGATCAGTTCGATGAAGTCAATGCTACCAA GTTGAATTTTCTATCCATCAATCGGTTTGAAAGGAAAAAGAATATAGACCTGGCTATATCCGCTTTTGCAAGGCTCTGCAATAATGAGTCCGATGTCCTTCAAGGTGGCAACAATGAAGGATTTACGTTAACTATTGCAG GTGGGTTTGATAAACGCCTCAGAGAGAATGTTGAGTACCTGGAAGATTTGAAAAACTTGGCAGAAAGCAAAGGTGTGCTGGATCGAGTTCATTTCGTCACATCTTGTCCTACGTCTGAGAGAAACACCCTTCTTTCCCAATGCCTGTGCGTTCTTTACACGCCAAAG GACGAACATTTTGGAATCGTTCCATTAGAAGCAATGGCAGCCCATAAGCCCGTTATAGCTTGTAACAGTGGGGGTCCAGTAGAGACAATCAAGAACGGTGTGACAGGCTTCCTCTGTGACCCTACCCCCCTAGAATTCTCTTTGGCCATGGCAAATTTTATTCAGAATCCTCAGTTGTCAGAAACAATGGGGAAAGAAGCTCGAAAGCACGTGGTGCAGTCATTCTCTACAAAGATTTTCGGCCTACATCTGAATGCATATCTAGTCGACACAGCCCGGAGAAAGAGTGAATAA
- the LOC140838492 gene encoding uncharacterized protein — protein sequence MILLKRIISNCHCRSPIKLPHPLNYLEHLPQNYALLFSSSKFSHSNSPFFLSSISWGAFTLSTQYVSTKSGNPLERSLESDKASRVFFKEKIEFLEIEDERDCEKISEMNEELGNLEEEVGSLYKGRHENEASVNSAAKRNLWALFNDKKMKICSGNKDQIVHKELSSDMQMFAHHLYREGYFNGANLMPENKFDSTCFRVGFAREFLKFVAVEFGKDHQEIAKWLSAGDLKTIALFGCPSFGHNSINAAKNLRRFFEIEEHEVCQKCRMRQWCKRADKRAWNGATKLSLSDVIRVLVLYAMASVPQQLVISKEIKDSVSRLLKEIINLSKTVTRSFPRTAL from the exons ATGATTTTGCTCAAAAGAATCATCAGCAATTGCCATTGCAGATCGCCTATCAAGCTCCCACACCCTCTAAATTACCTCGAGCACCTTCCGCAAAACTATGCCCTTCTCTTCTCCTCCTCGAAATTTTCCCATTCCAACTCGCccttttttctttcttcaatttcATGGGGGGCCTTCACGCTTTCGACTCAGTATGTGTCCACAAAATCGGGAAATCCCTTGGAAAGGAGCCTGGAAAGTGACAAAGCATCGCGGGTTTTCTTTAAAGAAAAGATTGAATTTTTAGAAATTGAGGATGAAAGGGACTGTGAAAAAATCTCTGAAATGAATGAGGAACTGGGAAATTTGGAGGAAGAAGTGGGGAGCTTGTATAAGGGAAGACATGAAAACGAGGCTAGTGTGAATTCTGCAGCTAAAAGAAACTTGTGGGCATTGTTTAATGATAAGAAGATGAAAATATGCTCGGGGAACAAGGATCAGATTGTTCATAAGGAGCTATCTTCTGATATGCAAATGTTTGCACACCATTTGTATAGGGAAGGATACTTCAATGGCGCGAATTTAATGCCAGAAAATAAGTTTGATTCCACTTGTTTTCGGGTCGGTTTTGCCCGTGAGTTCTTGAAGTTTGTGGCTGTAGAGTTTGGAAAAGATCACCAGGAGATTGCCAA ATGGTTGTCTGCAGGTGATCTGAAAACGATAGCCCTTTTCGGCTGCCCGTCCTTTGGGCATAATAGCATTAATGCAGCCAAGAATTTGCGCAGATTCTTCGAAATTGAAGAACATGAG GTTTGCCAAAAGTGCAGAATGAGACAATGGTGCAAGCGAGCTGATAAAAGAGCTTGGAATGGTGCTACCAAGTTAAGTTTGTCTGACGTGATAAGGGTCCTTGTTTTGTATGCAATGGCATCAGTACCTCAGCAGCTGGTAATTTCAAAGGAAATTAAGGATTCTGTTAGTCGATTACTGAAGGAGATCATAAATCTCAGTAAAACTGTGACCCGGAGCTTTCCCAGAACCGCATTGTAG